One genomic region from Aliarcobacter cryaerophilus ATCC 43158 encodes:
- a CDS encoding DNA adenine methylase, which yields MTKAVVREKTFQPFVKWVGGKRGLLSQIIPLLPKKFNNYFEPFVGGGALFFELKNLGLLDNKEIFLFDINSELINAYNVVKNYPNQLINELETFKQKHTKEFYYEIRAWDRQNNFLQRSEIQRASRFIYLNKTCFNGLYRVNKKNQNNVPIGNYKNPNICDYGVILSASNALQNVNILNDSYKEVLKYASKDDLVYFDPPYYPLTQTSSFTSYSEFEFLEKEQIELFDIFRSLSEKRCKVAQSNSNSKFINNVYNEYKIYEIIFANRNINSKISQRGKIQELLIRSYKNE from the coding sequence ATGACAAAAGCAGTAGTAAGAGAAAAAACTTTTCAACCATTTGTAAAATGGGTAGGTGGAAAAAGAGGATTACTATCTCAAATAATTCCACTATTGCCAAAAAAATTTAATAACTATTTTGAGCCATTTGTTGGTGGTGGAGCTTTGTTTTTTGAATTAAAGAATTTAGGATTACTTGATAATAAAGAGATTTTTTTGTTTGATATAAACTCTGAACTTATAAATGCCTATAATGTAGTAAAAAACTATCCAAATCAGCTTATAAATGAACTTGAAACTTTTAAACAAAAACATACTAAAGAGTTTTATTATGAGATTAGAGCTTGGGATAGACAAAATAATTTTTTACAAAGAAGCGAAATACAAAGAGCTTCAAGATTTATATATCTAAACAAAACTTGTTTTAATGGGCTTTATAGAGTAAATAAAAAGAATCAAAATAATGTTCCAATAGGAAATTATAAAAATCCAAATATTTGTGATTATGGTGTGATTTTGAGTGCTAGTAATGCTTTGCAAAATGTAAATATTTTAAATGATAGTTATAAAGAAGTTTTAAAATATGCTTCAAAAGATGATTTGGTTTATTTTGATCCACCGTATTATCCACTTACACAAACTTCTAGTTTTACTTCATATAGTGAATTTGAGTTTTTAGAAAAAGAGCAAATTGAACTTTTTGATATTTTTAGAAGTTTGAGTGAAAAGAGATGTAAAGTTGCACAAAGTAATTCAAATAGTAAATTTATAAATAATGTGTATAATGAATATAAAATATATGAAATTATTTTTGCAAATAGAAATATTAATAGTAAAAT